Part of the Caballeronia sp. SL2Y3 genome is shown below.
GTTCGTGCGAAGAACGATGCAAACCTGGTGCCGGGGACCGGACTCGAACCGGCAAGCCGTGAGGCGGCGGATTTTAAGTCCGCTATGTTTACCAATTTCATCACCCCGGCAGGGCGGACGCGATTCTACCATTGCGCCGGGTCGCGCCAAAACCGCGACGACGCGCGATCCGCCGCGAACTCGCGCGTATTGAAAGCCATTCGACAACCTCGCGCGCCTCACGCATAATCGCCGACGGACCGGCGCGCCAGAGAACGCGCGCAACGGCAGGCCGTCGATCACGCGCAAGGACCCACGATGGGCAAAACCCGGCTCGAAGCGTTCAGCGATGGCGTCATCGCCATCATCATCACGATCATGGTGCTCGAACTCAAGGTGCCGCACGGCCACGACTTCGCCGCGCTGGCGCCGCTCGTGCCGGTGCTCGCGGCGTACGTGTTGAGCTTCGTCTATGTCGGCATCTACTGGAGCAATCACCATCACCTGCTGCACGCCATCGGGCGCGTCAACGGCTCGGCGTTGTGGGCGAACCTGCATCTGCTCTTCTGGCTGTCGCTCTTTCCGTTCACGACCAACTGGATGGGCGAAAGCCATCTGAGCGCCGTGCCGACCGCGTGCTACGGCTTCGTGCTGTTCATGACGGCCGTTGCCTGGTACATCCTGACGCGCGTGCTGATTTCCATGCACGGCGAGAATGCGCGGCTCGAACGCGCCGTCGGCGCGGACCGCAAAGGCAAGCTGTCGGTGCTGCTGTATCTGCTGGCGATTGCCGCGTCGTTCTGGCAGCCTTGGATCGCGGCGGTCATCTATACGGTCGTCGCGGCCGGCTGGCTCGTGCCGGACCGGCGCATCGAGCGCATGCTCGCGAGCGAGGAGCATTGACTTGCCGACGACGCGCATCGGGCTCGTTTCCGACACGCACAATCTCGTGCGCCCCGAGGCGCTCGACGCGCTGCGCGAGTGCGCGCACATCATTCACGCGGGCGATATCTGCAAGCACGAAGTGCTCGACGCGCTCGCGCAACTCGCGCCGCTGACGGTCGTGCGCGGCAACAACGATGTGGCCGCGAGCGTCGCGCATCTGCCGGAGCACGCGCGCATCGAAGTGGCCGGCGCGACGATCCACATCGTGCACGATATCGCCGATGTTCCCGCCGAACTCGACGGCGTCGATGTCGTCGTGACCGGGCATTCGCACAAGCCGGTCGTCGCGCGGCGCGGCGGCGTGCTTTTCGTGAACCCGGGCAGCGCGGGGCCGCGCCGCTTCAAATTGCCGATCAGCGTCGGCCTGCTCGACATCGGCGAGGCGGGGATCGAGGCGCGCATCGTCACGCTCATCGCATGAAAAAGGCCGGCGTCTTGTCAGACGCCGGCCTTTCGCGCTTTCTATTTCCAGCAGTCGCTTACGCGCGGACGGTGCCTTCCGGGAAGCCGTCGTCCATCTCGGCCGCCTCGCGATGGCCGCGCAGGATCGCATGCGCTTCGGAGTGCGTGGCGACCGCGGGCGGCGAGCCCTTCAGCGGCTTCTTCGCCGTTTCGTGCAGCGCGAGCACCGAGACGATGCCGATCACCGACGCGCCCATCAGATAGTACGCGGGCATCATCAGATTGCCGGTCTTGCCGACGAGCCATGCCGTGACGAGCGGCGTCGTGCCGCCGAAGAGCGACACCGACACGTTGAAGCCGATGGCGAGCGCGCCGTAGCGGATCTTCGTCGGGAAGAGCGCGGGCAGCGACGACGGCATAACGCCGGTGAACGTCGACAAGAGCGCGCCGAGGATCATCATGCCGGCGAAAATCGACGGCACCGTGCCCATGCGGATCAGCGAGAGCGCCGGAACCGACAGCGCGAGCAGTCCGACGCAGCCCGCGAGCATGACCGGCTTGCGGCCGATGGTGTCGGAGAGGCGCCCGGCGAGAAGCGTGAGCGGCATCATCAGCACCATCACCACGAGCACGATGAACAGGCCATGCGTCTCGTTGAACTTGAGCGTCGCCGACAGATAGCTCGGCAGATACGAGAGCGCCATGTAGTCGGTCACGTTGAAGATCAGCACGAGGCCCACGCATTGCAACAGCGGCTTCCACTGCGCGAGCAGCGTTTCGCGGAACTGCGCCTTGGTCGTTTCGTGCGCGGCCGCTTCCATCTTGTCGGCTTCGCGCTGGAACGCGGGCGTTTCTTCCAGCTTCATGCGGATATACAGACCGATCAGGCCGAGCGGCCCCGCGATGAGGAACGGAATGCGCCAGCCCCAGTTCAAGAGCGCATCTTGCGAGAGCGCGCCGGTCAGCACCGCGACGACGCCCGCGCCCAGCACGTAGCCGACGAGCGTGCCGAATTCCAGGAAGCTCGCCATGAACCCGCGCTTCTTGTCCGGCGAGAATTCGGCGATGAACGTCGCCGCGCCGCCGTACTCGCCCCCCGTGGAAAAGCCTTGCACGAGGCGGGCGACGAGCAGCAGCACCGGCGCCATCACGCCGATGCTTCCATAGCTCGGAATCAGGCCGATGCAGAAGGTGCCGATGGCCATCATGATCATCGTCATCGCGAGCACGCGCTTGCGGCCGATGCGGTCGCCGAGCGGCCCGAACACCATGCCGCCGAGCGGGCGCACGAGAAATGCCGCCGCGAAGGTGCCGAAGGTCGCGA
Proteins encoded:
- a CDS encoding metallophosphoesterase family protein, with amino-acid sequence MPTTRIGLVSDTHNLVRPEALDALRECAHIIHAGDICKHEVLDALAQLAPLTVVRGNNDVAASVAHLPEHARIEVAGATIHIVHDIADVPAELDGVDVVVTGHSHKPVVARRGGVLFVNPGSAGPRRFKLPISVGLLDIGEAGIEARIVTLIA
- the proP gene encoding glycine betaine/L-proline transporter ProP, whose product is MTALNDGLWRKRHTSNQANGLSLDDITIVDQSLLKRAVGAMAIGNAMEWFDFGVYSYIAVTLGKVFFPSSSPTAQLLATFGTFAAAFLVRPLGGMVFGPLGDRIGRKRVLAMTMIMMAIGTFCIGLIPSYGSIGVMAPVLLLVARLVQGFSTGGEYGGAATFIAEFSPDKKRGFMASFLEFGTLVGYVLGAGVVAVLTGALSQDALLNWGWRIPFLIAGPLGLIGLYIRMKLEETPAFQREADKMEAAAHETTKAQFRETLLAQWKPLLQCVGLVLIFNVTDYMALSYLPSYLSATLKFNETHGLFIVLVVMVLMMPLTLLAGRLSDTIGRKPVMLAGCVGLLALSVPALSLIRMGTVPSIFAGMMILGALLSTFTGVMPSSLPALFPTKIRYGALAIGFNVSVSLFGGTTPLVTAWLVGKTGNLMMPAYYLMGASVIGIVSVLALHETAKKPLKGSPPAVATHSEAHAILRGHREAAEMDDGFPEGTVRA
- a CDS encoding TMEM175 family protein, with protein sequence MGKTRLEAFSDGVIAIIITIMVLELKVPHGHDFAALAPLVPVLAAYVLSFVYVGIYWSNHHHLLHAIGRVNGSALWANLHLLFWLSLFPFTTNWMGESHLSAVPTACYGFVLFMTAVAWYILTRVLISMHGENARLERAVGADRKGKLSVLLYLLAIAASFWQPWIAAVIYTVVAAGWLVPDRRIERMLASEEH